tagagaaaaggtaggagtggtgtcaattgagaataagttgagagaagggagattgagatggtttagtcatgtgaagcgtagacatacggagacttCAGTTAGACaattagagcacattaggttagaggaaagaaagaaaagaaggggtagacctaaacttatttggaggagagtagtacaacatgacctaaaaaaattatacatttccaaggatttaatccaaaatcgtttggagtggagaaagagaatccatatagtcgactccaataaatttttgggatataagcttagttgaattgaattgagttgagttgatagTCATCCACAAAACTCCCTTCCTTCCAATTTCTCTGCTTCATGGCATGCAAGGACATGACATTTGAGGAGACAATGATGATATGAGAAACCCCCTAATGTCCTTTTGATGGACATAGAAGCACATCTCACATGTGTAGCCAAGTTCTATAGTACAGCTCCTGAAGAGATTGGAATCCTGAATTTTATGCAATAAATTTTGGCAATCAATAAAACTTGGCATTGGAATACTTCATACTATTCAGTGAAGCAATTTGCtgtttttaaagctttttctcatTTTGCCAGGGGAAACACCTTTTGCTAGTTATTTTCAACTAACTTTTAGATATTCTCAAGCAGGGGCCGTGCATGAAGAGTAATTTGCTGTATCATGTTTGATAGGTTGAGTCATAATTAATATAGGATTAAAGAGGTTttcaatttgagattttattttatgGGATATGAATACTTTTATAACAGAGGAAGAATTGTAATTTCTTTGAGGGCAAAAAAGGGTTATCATGAAAAGCAAGTATTCAAGCTTCTGCAGAGAAGTTCAATCCCTACAATAATTTGACTAAAGAAACAGATAAATTCAGGCTAGCTTTTCCTTAACAtctgacaatatatgtcaatgGAATTcctacaaattttaaattttatttgccaTTACCTTatttctcatcatttcatgcggTTCAGAAGATGGCAGAAAAATAATGTATTTGTTAGATTCCACGAATGGATCCGGAAATCCTAGGAACAAATCAGGATATTTTCTAGGAATCCATCTCTGATTTTTAGGTGTATATATTGTTTCCTATTATTGCATAtatgtttttaatttttaagtgtAAAGCTATTATGCCCTCCAAAATACAACAAACATGGTTTTAAATCGTGGATGCGGCTGCATTTGCAGTCGCGATCACGATCAGGAGATAAAAATAGGCCTGTAATGGCCATAACATAAAGTAATGTAACGGTAACACTGCAAAGTAGTCTACAAAGAATTACACTGCAAAGCATCAATGGTCCAAATAACCAAAAGCAAAAAATATAATGTTCCCATTGGCAGTAAGATAATCTGAAATAAGTTATGCCTTCAGCTTGGTCCCAACTGATGTCTTAAAAGTATATATTCAAAGAGAATCTGATTAGAGGCTAAGTTACTAAAGATtacgaaaaaaaaaattttcacataGCTTTTAGTACGTTAATTATGGAATAAAATACTATGGAATAGTCCATTTTTGTAATACAACATCACTCTTTTAACTCTTTGCCTTTCATTCATACAATCACTCTAAAGAGTTCATTCATTTTCGTAACTTCAATCTCTAGGACCGCATACTCCAAGACAACGTGACCAAATCCATTTTCCCACTTACACAAGCATCACTAAAGAGACACTAAAATCACCATAAAAGGTCCCAACTCAGATAAATTCATTATTGGAAACAACCTACTTTTCTGTGACAAACATCTTTTATTGCCTCTGTAACAGCAAGAGACACCACGTCTTGCGACAAAGGCACAACTCGCCCAtcctccatttgaacagtaaatgaAAACAACAGGCAACCTAATGGAGATTCCCACGCATTCTTTGACCGACCTATCAAACCATTACGAACTACAAAAGCATGTAAAAACCGCCAATTTACAAACACAGCAACACAAACCTCGCCCTTATATTGAACATCAGCAACACAAGCTGCGCGCCAATTGGAAACTCACAGAAATTTTTGCCAAAAACCAAAATATAACAAAAGCATTCAAATATGCACACAATACAAGTAAAGGGAAGATTTCTATTGGGTGATACTTGGTGCTCACTGCGAAACGACATCGTGAGTCGAAGTTAATCGCAGAGACCAAATGAGCAACCTACCGAATCGATTAGTGGAAAGAGAATTGAAGAACGGCTCCACATTGAAAGGCTCTTCTTTGTCCAGTTTAGGAATCTCCGATTCCAAGAGTATGGAAACTTCCGTATTACTAGGGAGTTTAATAGCACTATTTTTCTTCAGAGATTGAACGATTTCCTTCACTGCAGATGATTTTCCAGATAATACAAGACTTCAGGTCGTACTGCCGCCGCCGCTATCCATGGCGGCCACTGATCGGCAGAGTTTAGTTCTTCGGTTTTTTTTGAGAGGGAAGTTTTTCTCTTTACCGGGAGTGAGGAACCGATGCAAGTTATAGGCACAGCGatgctttatttatttattttttttttctcacaggCGGTTTTATAGCCGTAGATTTTAAGTATGGGACCCATCATACGCATCGTTCGATTGAGATGGCTTAACTTGTACAATTTTTTGTTACTTTATAGCAGTGAGCATTTTGAACTTTCCGGAGGCAGGAGCAGAGAGCGCGCCGCTTGCTCGAGTGGCCATGGAGGAGTTGCAGAGCGCTCTTCAAGATTGGGGTTTAGCTGTTTCAAATGTTCCAGAGAAAGGACGGTGTCTTGTCACCATAAAGGATCTCTACCCAGGTGATTCTTGCTAatttatgattcaaataactctTTTTGAAGTGAAATTACTTCAGTTGGGAGAGTTCATTTCCTTTTTTATATTGCAGGAGAAGTAATTATAAGCCAAGAACCTTACATCTGTGTACCAAACAACTCAGCAACTGAGTCGCGGTGCGATGGATGTTTCGCTTCAGGAAACCTCAAGAAGTGCTCAGCTTGTCAAGTTGTGTGGTACTGTGGGAGCACATGCCAGGTGTGTGTGTGTGCGCTTTTCcagaattttctttttctttgttattttccTCCTTTTTCCCTTGTGTTTGTGTGTGTATGTGTTAAACCtattgcatttcatttcatttcatgtttGTCTTAAAGTTTAAGCTTTTCATTCCTAGATAATGATTGCTTTTGATGATGCTTGGATCCTTCGTTTTCGGGTTAATGATTTCATCTTTTCATTCCACCCCTTTCTTAAGAAGAAATAATGAGTTTGTGCATAATTTTCAGAAGTCTGAGTGGAAGTTGCATCGTCTTGAGTGTGATGCTCTCTCCAAGCTCGACAAGGACAGGCGGAAGTCTGTTACACCTTCTATACGTTTGATGGTGAAACTCTAcctttggagaaaattgcaaagtgaGAAGGTAATTAGTTTATTATTCCTTAAGCTACCAATTGCCCTGTATTTTCCTTTGTGtcatttatttgtaattttttgcatgtaataaatattttttttattcactAGTATTTGATGCAATTTTCAGTATTCAAATTAATTCTTAATATTCTTGATTCAATTGAATGCAGACTATCTCGGCCACTGCTACAGACAATTATAATTTGGTGGAGGAGTTGGTGGCTCGTATCCTGTCTTACTTGCTTGTTTGGTTGATCTGCTTTATGTATTTCTTTTCAGTAGTAGAGCATTTCCGCAAATTGATTTGTTTCGTTTAACCTCCTATTTGGTAAAGACATGAAAGACATTGATGAGGAGCAACTGGTACTATATGCAAAGATGGCCAACCTTGTGAACTTGATTCTTCAGTGGCCTGATATCAACATAAAAGAGATTGCAGAGAACTTTTCCAAGGTCCCCAACTTATTTAAGTTTATATCTTAACCATTCATTGTAGTTAATCACTATATCCTAAAGCATCTTCAATGTTCCTGGCTTGCTCAAGTACCTATTTATGTTTTTGGTAGATATAAGATGCATATTGTAGCTAAAGTGTTTCACATGAGGCTGAACTATAGTAATTTGATGTTTCCTATTCCCTTCTGTTCAAGCTTCTCTTAAGCAAAAAAAGAGGGGTAGAGTGCATCTTTTATCTTGGAATCTTTATTAGTGCTTGAAGTATTTATTTAGAAATTAGAACTTAAAGGATGTCTAAGTTATGCTTATAACTTGTGGGGAACTTAATGCAATTTTATGGATTTGGGCAGGGGGGTGCATAGGTAGTAACACAGAATTATACTGTTGTGTAATTGCATATCCATTATCGATTAATTTTCAGTTCAAGGATAGTGATTCTGTGCGTTTCGCGAGGCAAGTCTCAATTAGTGAGACCTTTTCTAATGATTAGTTGCGACATCTGATTCTCAATAATCAAATGCAGCTTGCGTGCAATGCCCATACCATTTGTGATAGTGAACTGAGACCCCTGGGCACAGGACTGTATCCTGTCGTTTCCATTATTAACCACAGGTATCTTCCTTAATGGAATGCTGTATTCGGCTGTTTCCTCTTATTGTTTGCTTACTCTATGGTTGTGGTACTGCAGCTGCTTACCCAATGCTGTTTTGGTATTTGAGGGAAGGCTGGCTGTGGTACGTGCTGTACAACATATACCAAGAGGTGCTGAGGTGAGGCATACTTTTTCTTAGTCATTGTGTTCTGCAAATTAACTGAAGAAGTGTAGAGGTTGCAGTTCATTTGGCCTGGACCTGCTTATTTGACAATAATGGAAAGAGCTTGATCATCCTGAATATTTTGTCAGATTTGGTTGGTTGTCTTGTAAAAAGTTATTAGATGTATTCTTCACCATGGATCAATATCTCAAGAATTGGTTTTCTTTTTTTGCTCTTCTTTTTAGCATTTTCCAGGATTAAACCAACTTTGTTCTGAGTCTCTGTTATTTGAAAATATGATGTTGTTTGATAATATTGCTGTGTTCTAAAATTATATTGTAGTGTTCAATGCTATTTCAGTATTATCTTCTTCACATCAATTTTAGAATGAATTTTTTTGTTATGTTTTAGGTGATGATAAGTTACATAGAGACTGCTGGAAGTACAATGACACGGCAAAAATCTCTCAAACAACAGTATTTTTTTACTTGCACGTGTCCCTGCTGCATTAAAGTGGTAATtcgtaattaaatttaataagagACTTTCTTTTGTTGATTTTTTGCATGTTTGTCTAACAGTGAAAATCCAGTGGACATGTTTTTATAGATTATACGTCTTGTAGTTTGGGTTTAAGCCCATTTTCACTCAACCATCTTGTGCTAAGGGACTCCTCTTGCTGGTTTTTCTTTCTGCTAAAGTTAACTAAAAGTGCAGATTTAAGCTCAAAAAATAACATTGTTTATTGTGTTCTGCAGAGGGACTGAATTAACTTGATTTTAACATACTTTATAGTAAGTCTACATGATTTCTTAAAGAAAATCCATTTATATACTTTGACTGTGAAAATTAGCCTAAGAAGAAGGTTCTCTATATATGCAATATATATGTAGCTACGTGCAAACATATATTAATTGTCAGTTAATAATGGTTATGTTATATTGAAGGGTCAGCAAGATGATATTCGAGAAAGTGCAATTCTGGAAGGTTACAGATGCAAATATGATAGATGCAATGGTTTCTTGCTTCGTGATTCTGGTATGTGATTAGGTTCTAGATTTTTGGTCTAGTCAAGAAGATGGTCTCTCCTGCCTTTTCAATTTCAGGTTTGAAAATGCAGATGACAAAGGCTTTGTGTGCCAACAGTGTGGCCTCCTTAGAAGCAAGGAAGAGGTGAAAAAGATAGCAGCTGAAATACGAGCAACTTCAGACAAGGCTTCCAAGTCTCTGTCCTCCGGCAGTATCCTTATCTATTGTTTTTGTTGAGAACAATTAATCTCTTTGGCCATTTGATCACACaagtttatttctttcttttttccccTTAATAATGTTCTTCTTATAAACCTAAATAATCTAGGAACAACTGCTATTtacatttataaaaattaaacaaaaagttTGTTCCTTAGCTTAGCTCAGATCTGCAGGAAGCCATTTCTATGCATAAGATGATTGAGAAACTTCAACAGAAATTGTTCCATCCCTTTTCAATTAGCTTGATGCAAACTCGAGATAAGC
This is a stretch of genomic DNA from Hevea brasiliensis isolate MT/VB/25A 57/8 chromosome 12, ASM3005281v1, whole genome shotgun sequence. It encodes these proteins:
- the LOC110646936 gene encoding histone-lysine N-methyltransferase ASHR1 isoform X4, translated to MEELQSALQDWGLAVSNVPEKGRCLVTIKDLYPGEVIISQEPYICVPNNSATESRCDGCFASGNLKKCSACQVVWYCGSTCQKSEWKLHRLECDALSKLDKDRRKSVTPSIRLMVKLYLWRKLQSEKTISATATDNYNLVEELVAHMKDIDEEQLVLYAKMANLVNLILQWPDINIKEIAENFSKLACNAHTICDSELRPLGTGLYPVVSIINHSCLPNAVLVFEGRLAVVRAVQHIPRGAEGQQDDIRESAILEGYRCKYDRCNGFLLRDSDDKGFVCQQCGLLRSKEEVKKIAAEIRATSDKASKSLSSGNLQEAISMHKMIEKLQQKLFHPFSISLMQTRDKLLKMLMELKDWRDALSYCKLTIPVYQRVYPEFHPLLGLQYYTSGKLEWLLGKTEDAIKSLTKAVHILRITHGTNTLFVKELIMKLEEARAEASYKLSSKDDE
- the LOC110646936 gene encoding histone-lysine N-methyltransferase ASHR1 isoform X6, translating into MEELQSALQDWGLAVSNVPEKGRCLVTIKDLYPGEVIISQEPYICVPNNSATESRCDGCFASGNLKKCSACQVVWYCGSTCQKSEWKLHRLECDALSKLDKDRRKSVTPSIRLMVKLYLWRKLQSEKTISATATDNYNLVEELVAHMKDIDEEQLVLYAKMANLVNLILQWPDINIKEIAENFSKVMISYIETAGSTMTRQKSLKQQYFFTCTCPCCIKVGQQDDIRESAILEGYRCKYDRCNGFLLRDSDDKGFVCQQCGLLRSKEEVKKIAAEIRATSDKASKSLSSGNLQEAISMHKMIEKLQQKLFHPFSISLMQTRDKLLKMLMELKDWRDALSYCKLTIPVYQRVYPEFHPLLGLQYYTSGKLEWLLGKTEDAIKSLTKAVHILRITHGTNTLFVKELIMKLEEARAEASYKLSSKDDE
- the LOC110646936 gene encoding histone-lysine N-methyltransferase ASHR1 isoform X7, with the protein product MEELQSALQDWGLAVSNVPEKGRCLVTIKDLYPGEVIISQEPYICVPNNSATESRCDGCFASGNLKKCSACQVVWYCGSTCQKSEWKLHRLECDALSKLDKDRRKSVTPSIRLMVKLYLWRKLQSEKTISATATDNYNLVEELVAHMKDIDEEQLVLYAKMANLVNLILQWPDINIKEIAENFSKVMISYIETAGSTMTRQKSLKQQYFFTCTCPCCIKVQDDIRESAILEGYRCKYDRCNGFLLRDSDDKGFVCQQCGLLRSKEEVKKIAAEIRATSDKASKSLSSGNLQEAISMHKMIEKLQQKLFHPFSISLMQTRDKLLKMLMELKDWRDALSYCKLTIPVYQRVYPEFHPLLGLQYYTSGKLEWLLGKTEDAIKSLTKAVHILRITHGTNTLFVKELIMKLEEARAEASYKLSSKDDE
- the LOC110646936 gene encoding histone-lysine N-methyltransferase ASHR1 isoform X3 encodes the protein MEELQSALQDWGLAVSNVPEKGRCLVTIKDLYPGEVIISQEPYICVPNNSATESRCDGCFASGNLKKCSACQVVWYCGSTCQKSEWKLHRLECDALSKLDKDRRKSVTPSIRLMVKLYLWRKLQSEKTISATATDNYNLVEELVAHMKDIDEEQLVLYAKMANLVNLILQWPDINIKEIAENFSKLACNAHTICDSELRPLGTGLYPVVSIINHRLAVVRAVQHIPRGAEVMISYIETAGSTMTRQKSLKQQYFFTCTCPCCIKVGQQDDIRESAILEGYRCKYDRCNGFLLRDSDDKGFVCQQCGLLRSKEEVKKIAAEIRATSDKASKSLSSGNLQEAISMHKMIEKLQQKLFHPFSISLMQTRDKLLKMLMELKDWRDALSYCKLTIPVYQRVYPEFHPLLGLQYYTSGKLEWLLGKTEDAIKSLTKAVHILRITHGTNTLFVKELIMKLEEARAEASYKLSSKDDE
- the LOC110646936 gene encoding histone-lysine N-methyltransferase ASHR1 isoform X1, which encodes MEELQSALQDWGLAVSNVPEKGRCLVTIKDLYPGEVIISQEPYICVPNNSATESRCDGCFASGNLKKCSACQVVWYCGSTCQKSEWKLHRLECDALSKLDKDRRKSVTPSIRLMVKLYLWRKLQSEKTISATATDNYNLVEELVAHMKDIDEEQLVLYAKMANLVNLILQWPDINIKEIAENFSKLACNAHTICDSELRPLGTGLYPVVSIINHSCLPNAVLVFEGRLAVVRAVQHIPRGAEVMISYIETAGSTMTRQKSLKQQYFFTCTCPCCIKVGQQDDIRESAILEGYRCKYDRCNGFLLRDSDDKGFVCQQCGLLRSKEEVKKIAAEIRATSDKASKSLSSGNLQEAISMHKMIEKLQQKLFHPFSISLMQTRDKLLKMLMELKDWRDALSYCKLTIPVYQRVYPEFHPLLGLQYYTSGKLEWLLGKTEDAIKSLTKAVHILRITHGTNTLFVKELIMKLEEARAEASYKLSSKDDE
- the LOC110646936 gene encoding histone-lysine N-methyltransferase ASHR1 isoform X5 produces the protein MEELQSALQDWGLAVSNVPEKGRCLVTIKDLYPGEVIISQEPYICVPNNSATESRCDGCFASGNLKKCSACQVVWYCGSTCQKSEWKLHRLECDALSKLDKDRRKSVTPSIRLMVKLYLWRKLQSEKTISATATDNYNLVEELVAHMKDIDEEQLVLYAKMANLVNLILQWPDINIKEIAENFSKLACNAHTICDSELRPLGTGLYPVVSIINHRLAVVRAVQHIPRGAEGQQDDIRESAILEGYRCKYDRCNGFLLRDSDDKGFVCQQCGLLRSKEEVKKIAAEIRATSDKASKSLSSGNLQEAISMHKMIEKLQQKLFHPFSISLMQTRDKLLKMLMELKDWRDALSYCKLTIPVYQRVYPEFHPLLGLQYYTSGKLEWLLGKTEDAIKSLTKAVHILRITHGTNTLFVKELIMKLEEARAEASYKLSSKDDE
- the LOC110646936 gene encoding histone-lysine N-methyltransferase ASHR1 isoform X2 — its product is MEELQSALQDWGLAVSNVPEKGRCLVTIKDLYPGEVIISQEPYICVPNNSATESRCDGCFASGNLKKCSACQVVWYCGSTCQKSEWKLHRLECDALSKLDKDRRKSVTPSIRLMVKLYLWRKLQSEKTISATATDNYNLVEELVAHMKDIDEEQLVLYAKMANLVNLILQWPDINIKEIAENFSKLACNAHTICDSELRPLGTGLYPVVSIINHSCLPNAVLVFEGRLAVVRAVQHIPRGAEVMISYIETAGSTMTRQKSLKQQYFFTCTCPCCIKVQDDIRESAILEGYRCKYDRCNGFLLRDSDDKGFVCQQCGLLRSKEEVKKIAAEIRATSDKASKSLSSGNLQEAISMHKMIEKLQQKLFHPFSISLMQTRDKLLKMLMELKDWRDALSYCKLTIPVYQRVYPEFHPLLGLQYYTSGKLEWLLGKTEDAIKSLTKAVHILRITHGTNTLFVKELIMKLEEARAEASYKLSSKDDE